One Eremothecium cymbalariae DBVPG#7215 chromosome 2, complete sequence DNA window includes the following coding sequences:
- the DID4 gene encoding ESCRT-III subunit protein DID4 (similar to Ashbya gossypii ABR002C 1-intron) encodes MNLFEWAFGKSLTPQERLKKNQTALERTQRELEREKRKLETQEKKLVQDIRKSAKNGQINAAKIQAKDLVRTKRYIEKFNSMRTQLQAISLRIQAVRSSDQMAISMREATGLLAGMNRSMNLPQLQRISMEFERQSGLMDQRQEFMDDAIDDAMADDLDEDEEAEQIINKVLDEIGVDLNTKLENVPQGLLSDSGAPASKIAMTEPISTSDNGYMVPSTNTDDELQARLANLKRG; translated from the exons ATGAATTTATTTGAATGGGCCTTTGGGAAGAGTTTAACTCCCCAAGAGCGTTTGAAAAAA aATCAGACAGCATTAGAAAGAACCCAGAGAGAATtggaaagagaaaagaGGAAACTTGAAACGCAGGAGAAAAAGCTGGTCCAAGATATTAGAAAATCCGCGAAAAATGGACAAATTAATGCTGCTAAAATTCAAGCTAAAGATTTGGTTAGAACCAAAAGGTATATTGAGAAGTTTAATTCGATGAGAACACAATTACAAGCTATATCATTGAGAATTCAAGCTGTGCGGAGTAGTGACCAAATGGCTATCTCTATGAGGGAGGCTACTGGGCTGCTTGCTGGTATGAACAGATCCATGAACCTACCTCAATTACAACGGATTTCTATGGAATTTGAAAGGCAAAGTGGGCTCATGGACCAGAGGCAGGAGTTTATGGATGATGCTATTGATGATGCTATGGCTGATGATCtcgatgaagatgaagaagccGAGcaaattattaataaagtaCTAGATGAGATTGGAGTTGATTTAAACACAAAACTTGAAAACGTTCCCCAAGGTTTGCTTTCAGACTCTGGTGCCCCAGCGTCTAAAATTGCTATGACAGAGCCAATTAGTACGTCCGATAATGGATATATGGTTCCATCTACAAACACGGATGATGAATTGCAGGCTAGACTCGCTAATTTGAAAAGGGGTTAA
- the VPS1 gene encoding dynamin-like GTPase VPS1 (similar to Ashbya gossypii ABL001W) translates to MDEHLIATINKLQDALAPLGGGSQSPVDLPQITVVGSQSSGKSSVLENIVGRDFLPRGSGIVTRRPLVLQLINRRVKKDTKNAHEELLDLNVGFDQKAGQSEDNVEEWGEFLHLPGKKFYNFDQLRQEIVNETEKVTGKNAGISPVPINLRIYSPHVLTLTLVDLPGLTKVPVGDQPADIESQIKNMIMQYISRPNAIILAVNAANADLANSDGLKLAREVDPEGTKTIGVLTKIDLMDDGTDVVDILSGRIIPLRYGYVPVINRGQKDIESNKTIRDALRDEKKFFESHSSYSSNASYCGTPYLAKKLNSILLHHIRQTLPEIKNKIELSLKKYQAELLNLGPETLDSPNSIVLSMITDFSKEYTGILDGEAKELSSQELSGGARISFVFHEIFKSGVYALDPFDQIKDSDIRTIMYNSSGAAPSLFVGTEAFEVLVKQQIQRFEDPSLRLVGLIFDELVRILREIISQTKYARYPGLREAISNYFIQYLKERVIPANEFVVDIIKAEQTYINTAHPDLLKGSQAMSMVEEKLHPKQLDPKTGKQLPQPIPTGGEKGSNGIFGGFFSSKNKKKLTALESPPSVLKATGQMTERETLETEVIKLLIDSYFSIVKRTVADLIPKAVMLKLIVKSKNDIQKILLEKLYGNQDIDDLTKENDITIQRRKECHNMVKILKHASEIVSSV, encoded by the coding sequence ATGGATGAACATTTGATTGCAACCATCAATAAACTTCAAGATGCTTTAGCGCCTTTAGGTGGGGGGTCCCAATCACCAGTTGATTTGCCGCAGATTACTGTTGTAGGATCTCAATCTTCAGGCAAGTCATCAGTGTTGGAGAATATTGTTGGTAGGGACTTTCTTCCTAGAGGATCGGGAATTGTTACCAGGAGACCCCTAGTGCTACAGTTGATTAATAGGAGAGTTAAGAAGGATACGAAGAATGCACATGAGGAGTTATTGGATCTGAACGTCGGTTTTGATCAAAAAGCAGGCCAGAGCGAGGACAATGTTGAAGAATGGGGGGAGTTTTTACATTTACCTGGCAAGAAGTTTTATAATTTTGATCAGCTTCGCCAGGAGATTGTAAATGAGACTGAAAAGGTGACTGGTAAGAATGCAGGGATTTCTCCTGTTCCCATTAACTTGAGGATATACTCGCCCCATGTGTTGACTTTAACTTTAGTTGATTTACCGGGATTAACAAAGGTCCCCGTTGGGGACCAACCTGCTGACATTGAATCGCAGATTAAGAATATGATTATGCAGTATATCTCGAGGCCAAATGCTATTATTCTCGCTGTCAATGCAGCAAATGCAGATTTGGCGAATAGTGATGGTTTGAAGCTAGCTAGGGAAGTAGACCCCGAGGGCACAAAAACTATTGGTGTATTGACTAAAATTGATTTGATGGATGATGGAACTGATGTTGTAGATATATTGTCAGGGAGAATTATTCCTTTGAGATATGGTTATGTGCCGGTCATTAATAGGGGAcagaaagatattgaatCTAACAAGACTATCAGGGATGCTTTAAGAGATGAAAagaaattctttgaaagCCATTCTTCTTACAGTTCAAATGCCAGTTACTGTGGTACTCCATACTTAGCAAAGAAGTTAAACTCTATCTTGTTACACCATATCAGACAGACATTGCCTGAAATTAAGAACAAAATAGAGTTGTCATTAAAGAAGTATCAAGCGGAACTACTAAATCTTGGCCCAGAAACTCTGGACTCGCCAAACTCTATTGTTTTATCAATGATTACGGACTTCTCAAAGGAGTACACAGGGATATTGGATGGTGAGGCGAAGGAGCTGTCAAGTCAAGAATTGTCTGGTGGTGCAAGAATATCTTTTGTCTTCCAtgaaattttcaaaagcgGAGTGTATGCATTGGACCCGTTTGATCAAATCAAGGATTCAGATATTAGAACAATTATGTACAACAGTTCTGGTGCTGCTCCGTCTCTTTTCGTTGGTACCGAAGCATTTGAAGTCCTAGTGAAACAGcaaattcaaagatttgaagATCCTTCCTTGCGTCTTGTCGGCCTAATTTTTGACGAATTAGTTCGCATTTTGAGAGAGATTATTTCGCAAACAAAGTATGCGAGATATCCAGGCCTAAGAGAGGCAATTTCAAACTActttattcaatatttgaaggaaCGTGTGATTCCAGCTAATGAATTCGTTGTAGACATCATAAAGGCAGAGCAAACTTACATCAATACCGCACACCCCGATTTGTTAAAGGGCTCCCAAGCTATGTCTATGGTGGAAGAGAAATTGCATCCAAAGCAGCTTGACCCTAAAACTGGTAAACAGCTTCCTCAGCCCATCCCAACAGGCGGTGAAAAAGGATCAAACGGTATCTTTGGAGGATTCTTCTCTTCAAAGAataagaagaaattaacAGCCTTGGAATCGCCGCCTTCTGTTTTGAAAGCTACGGGTCAAATGACTGAAAGGGAAACTTTAGAAACAGAGGTTATCAAGTTGTTAATTGATAGTTATTTTAGCATTGTGAAGAGAACTGTTGCAGACTTGATTCCAAAGGCTGTCATGCTCAAACTAATTGTCAAGAGtaaaaatgatattcaAAAGATCCTATTGGAAAAGTTATATGGGAACCAAGACATTGATGATCTAAccaaagaaaatgatatcaCAATCCagagaagaaaagaatGCCACAACATggtaaaaatattaaaacacGCTAGTGAAATCGTTTCATCTGTTTAG
- a CDS encoding uncharacterized protein (similar to Ashbya gossypii ABL005C), producing MLLRDQLKVLLDGVFELKEENGIEILPIFYTLPLRKDYPDYYRIIKKPLSLATVKKKLNHYKEPQEFVNDLVRITWNARTYNTKESEIYHYALIMDRYIKETIIPQIERTIGHVKYPYLGPLPDEQPLPGVPVVDEEEEGSGVVGAGGAGGAGGAARALEGGVGGGVRGGLNNGIGGGINSEEIKANLGAGVGAGAGIVAATGAATGVRMEMEKDEPLIPDTAEEERDVTADEEEPEASMVPEYDDDEEYMEEKKRTPKLRIPVMTTQTTSTISKSTTPQPSFQRHQAQKTHMRRGRPPVIDLPYEQRIKNVLKNLKRETLSGSREYLTSHFDRLPDEEREPQYYTVISNPLSLDDIRKRVKQRKYKDFLAFQQDIGLMLNNYRMYHRSQPQEIRRAAEFEAKFSDFAKYELSRPDEDFMTDGELKYPLDHIELDGKTYRIGDWVLLHNPNDETKPTVAQIFRLWHTNDGRRWLNCCWYLRPEQTVHRVDRLFYKNEVVKSGQYRDHLVEEIIGKCYVCHFTRYQRGDPDLVIEGPLFVCEYRYNESEKVFNKIRTWKGCLPEEVRDVEEPTIPVIGRKFFKYESPIKHLLPPNATLNDPIPQPTEGAVNAPPLVGAVYLRPKIKKDDLGEYSTSDDCPRYIIRPGDPPEVGKIDPETGTIITNSQTASVLPKMNMSTPRLSSLNRNGSYSNLSGRTSSSINLPRSTQYFPPAPNGDIRSLPIVQQVPKVVIPSAQASVKGNLPASPVAGTGSASTAASAGPAPSYQPPSIINNLAAQARTNNTVLGNIVVDTPSAYVLPLSITKNVEVLQRTDYNNQMRRLGKDQVPKKRKNKGEVLWFKGASVVCYERLLNSGGDTEIPLNRWFKKKRKMEYEEVDEEVGEGTQVENGSTEDYDDSQNEQSDLPGTFPMGLRPSAKFMSYRISITQC from the coding sequence ATGTTATTGAGGGACCAGCTTAAGGTTTTACTTGATGGAGTGTTTGAGttgaaagaagaaaatggtaTTGAGATATTACCAATTTTTTATACTCTTCCCTTAAGAAAGGACTATCCAGATTACTATAGGATTATTAAGAAGCCGCTAAGTCTGGCTACggtgaagaagaagttaaaTCACTATAAAGAACCGCAAGAATTTGTTAACGATTTGGTTAGAATTACGTGGAATGCTAGGACGTACAATACGAAAGAGTCAGAGATTTATCATTATGCTCTAATAATGGATCGGTATATTAAAGAGACGATTATTCCTCAGATTGAGAGGACTATAGGGCATGTCAAGTATCCTTATCTAGGGCCTCTGCCGGATGAACAGCCGTTACCAGGGGTTCCTGTGgttgatgaagaggaggaaggGTCAGGAGTAGTAGGAGCTGGGGGggcaggaggagcagggGGAGCTGCACGAGCATTGGAAGGAGGAGTCGGAGGAGGAGTAAGAGGGGGGTTGAATAATGGTattggtggtggtattAATAGCGAAGAAATCAAAGCTAATTTAGGAGCAGGAGTGGGAGCAGGAGCAGGAATAGTAGCAGCAACAGGAGCAGCAACAGGAGTAAGAATGGAAATGGAGAAGGATGAACCTTTGATTCCTGATACTGCTGAAGAGGAAAGGGATGTAACGgctgatgaagaagagcCAGAGGCTTCAATGGTGcctgaatatgatgatgatgaagagtaCATGGAGGAGAAAAAGCGTACTCCGAAGCTCAGAATTCCCGTTATGACTACTCAGACTACATCAACGATTAGCAAATCTACAACGCCGCAGCCATCTTTTCAGCGGCACCAGGCTCAAAAAACACATATGAGACGTGGTAGGCCTCCTGTAATTGATCTACCATACGAGCAGAGGATCAAAAACGTTTTAAAGAACCTAAAGAGAGAGACATTGTCTGGATCTAGAGAATACCTGACTTCACACTTTGACAGGTTACCTGACGAAGAAAGAGAACCTCAATACTACACAGTAATATCAAATCCACTTTCTTTAGATGATATTAGGAAGCGTGTAAAACAACGGAAATACAAGGATTTTCTTGCTTTTCAACAAGACATTGGTTTGATGTTGAACAACTATAGAATGTACCACAGATCACAGCCTCAAGAAATTAGGCGAGCCGCTGAATTTGAAGCAAAGTTTAGTGATTTTGCCAAATATGAATTATCTAGACCAGATGAAGACTTCATGACTGATGGTGAATTAAAATACCCTCTTGACCATATTGAGTTGGACGGCAAGACATATAGGATTGGTGACTGGGTCTTGTTGCATAATCCAAACGACGAGACAAAACCAACAGTTGCCCAGATCTTTAGACTATGGCACACAAATGACGGACGGCGTTGGTTGAACTGCTGTTGGTATTTGAGGCCTGAACAGACGGTTCACCGTGTGGACCGTTTGTTCTACAAAAATGAGGTTGTAAAATCTGGTCAGTATAGAGATCATCTGGTAGAGGAGATTATTGGGAAGTGTTATGTTTGCCACTTTACCAGATACCAACGTGGCGATCCAGATTTGGTGATAGAGGGACCGTTATTTGTGTGTGAATACAGGTATAACGAATCtgaaaaagttttcaacaaaattagAACCTGGAAGGGTTGTTTGCCAGAAGAAGTACGTGATGTTGAGGAACCTACAATTCCAGTTATTGgcagaaaattttttaaatatgaaTCGCCGATCAAACATTTACTGCCCCCAAATGCTACTCTCAATGATCCAATTCCACAACCTACAGAGGGTGCTGTTAATGCCCCTCCGTTAGTTGGTGCAGTATACTTGAGACCCAAGATCAAAAAAGATGACCTGGGTGAGTATTCAACTTCTGATGACTGTCCGCGTTACATAATAAGACCAGGTGATCCTCCAGAAGTGGGGAAGATTGATCCAGAGACTGGGACTATAATCACAAACTCACAGACTGCCAGTGTTTTGCCTAAAATGAATATGTCCACCCCTCGTTTGTCCTCCCTGAATCGCAATGGTAGTTATTCAAATTTATCCGGAAGAACCAGTAGCTCCATAAATCTCCCCAGATCTACGCAATACTTCCCCCCTGCTCCAAACGGTGATATCAGATCGCTACCAATTGTTCAACAGGTACCGAAGGTGGTTATACCTTCTGCACAGGCTAGTGTCAAGGGGAATCTACCAGCGTCTCCTGTAGCAGGTACAGGATCAGCCTCAACAGCAGCTTCTGCCGGCCCAGCACCATCATACCAACCACCATCGATTATCAACAACCTCGCCGCACAAGCTAGAACAAATAACACCGTTCTCGGCAACATCGTCGTAGATACACCAAGCGCTTACGTCCTGCCCCTATCCATCACAAAGAATGTAGAGGTCCTACAAAGAACTGACTACAACAACCAAATGAGGAGACTAGGAAAGGACCAGGTACccaagaaaaggaagaataAAGGAGAAGTACTTTGGTTTAAAGGTGCAAGTGTCGTGTGTTACGAAAGATTATTAAACAGTGGTGGTGATACTGAAATCCCTTTGAATAGATGGTTTAAGAAGAAGCGGAAGATGgaatatgaagaagttgatgaggaagTTGGAGAAGGTACTCAAGTTGAAAATGGCTCAACGGAAGATTATGATGATTCTCAGAATGAACAGTCTGATCTCCCGGGCACATTCCCAATGGGTTTAAGACCAAGCGCCAAATTCATGTCCTATAGAATTTCGATCACCCAGTGTTGA
- the ADE13 gene encoding adenylosuccinase ADE13 (similar to Ashbya gossypii ABL006C): MSDFDKYSTPLSSRYASEEMSTLFSSRHRFSTWRKLWLNLAIAEKELGLNVITDEAIEQMKEHQTITDEEIAQASKQEAIARHDVMAHIHVYGVSCPEASGIIHLGATSCFVTDNADLIFLRDAYDILIPKLVNVINRLSTFAIKYKDLPVLGWTHYQPAQLTTLGKRVTLWIQELLWDLRNFVRARNDIGFRGVKGTTGTQASFLALFHGDHDKVEALDKRVAELSGFDIIYPVTGQTYSRKVDIDVLGPLSSFAATSHKLATDIRLLANLKELEEPFEASQIGSSAMAYKRNPMRCERVCSLARHLGSLYSGAVQTASVQWFERTLDDSAIRRISIPSAFLTADILLYTLLNITSGLVVYPMVIRRRIESELPFMATENIIMAMVKKGESRQQVHEAIRVLSHQAAAVIKEQGGDNDLIERVKNDKFFEPIWDELDSLLDPSTFIGRAPQQVEKFIHHDVKLALAPFEDVIDDESFGLKV; encoded by the coding sequence ATGTCAGACTTTGATAAATATTCTACGCCATTGTCATCTCGTTATGCGTCTGAGGAGATGTCAACTTTGTTCTCCTCGAGACATCGGTTTTCTACCTGGAGGAAGCTTTGGTTAAATTTGGCTATTGCTGAGAAGGAACTAGGTCTTAATGTTATTACAGATGAGGCTATCGAGCAGATGAAGGAACATCAGACCATAACGGACGAGGAAATTGCGCAGGCTTCTAAACAGGAGGCGATTGCCAGACATGATGTTATGGCACATATTCATGTATATGGAGTCAGCTGTCCAGAAGCGTCTGGTATTATTCATTTGGGTGCTACATCTTGTTTCGTTACAGACAATGCGGATCTAATTTTCTTGAGAGATGCTtatgatattttaattccTAAATTGGTAAACGTCATTAATAGGTTGTCTACATTTGCAATTAAATACAAAGATTTGCCAGTTTTAGGATGGACTCATTATCAACCTGCACAATTAACGACATTGGGTAAGAGGGTTACACTATGGATCCAAGAGCTGTTATGGGATTTGAGAAATTTTGTTAGAGCTAGAAACGACATCGGCTTTCGTGGTGTGAAGGGTACTACTGGAACACAGGCTTCATTTTTGGCATTATTCCATGGTGATCATGATAAGGTTGAAGCACTGGATAAGCGAGTTGCTGAATTATCGGGATTTGACATTATTTACCCAGTCACGGGTCAGACTTACTCGAGGAAAGTAGATATCGATGTGCTAGGTCCATTGTCTTCTTTTGCTGCAACCTCCCACAAACTAGCAACGGATATTAGATTACTGGCTAACTTGAAGGAGCTTGAAGAGCCCTTTGAAGCATCCCAAATAGGATCTTCCGCTATGGCCTACAAGAGGAACCCAATGCGCTGCGAGAGAGTCTGTTCTTTAGCTAGACACTTGGGGTCTTTGTATAGCGGCGCAGTTCAAACAGCATCTGTTCAATGGTTTGAAAGAACTCTAGACGATTCTGCTATTAGAAGGATTTCCATACCGAGCGCCTTCTTAACCGCTGATATTCTTTTATATACCTTGTTAAACATTACTTCAGGGTTGGTAGTTTATCCAATGGTAATCCGCAGAAGGATTGAAAGTGAATTGCCATTTATGGCCACCGAAAATATAATCATGGCTATGGTGAAAAAGGGCGAATCTAGACAGCAAGTCCATGAGGCCATTAGGGTCTTATCTCATCAAGCAGCTGCTGTTATCAAGGAACAAGGTGGTGATAATGATTTGATTGAACGTGTGAAGAACGATAAATTTTTTGAGCCAATTTGGGATGAACTTGATTCGTTGTTGGATCCTTCAACGTTCATAGGCAGAGCCCCTCAGCAAGTCGAAAAGTTTATCCATCACGATGTAAAGCTGGCGTTAGCCCCATTTGAGGATGTAATTGACGATGAATCTTTTGGTCTAAAAGTCTGA
- the MUP1 gene encoding Mup1p (similar to Ashbya gossypii ABL003C), translating into MPFLSQGKLFSRHSNVDEKDRFSTISDTEAAEHFITELDKGSKRLGLISCIGLICNRMLGTGIFVVTSKILELSGSVGLSLILWVIGSLIALAGLYVYMEFGTAIPRNGGEKNYLEFIFKKPKFFVTSMYAAYVFFLGWAAGNSVMAAQMFLTAGDVTVTKWNQRGLAVAVLTFCLLINSISVKAGLYFQNALGIFKIFIIVFISITGWVALAGGLNAPKTDNFHDAFSGTESATAYGVVNALYNVIWSFVGYSNVNYALGEVRNPVKTLKVAGPISLIVLAVLYMFVNIAYFAVVPRETIIGSELTLAAEFFRIAFGERAKKAAAIFIALSALGNVSSVIFSQGRIIQQLGREGVLPFSGFFATSKPLESPMVGLFQHFIVCTITILGPPPGDAYNFVMNLISYPMNIVNFTISSGLLWLYWQHRKGQVKWNPPIKAGVFAVTFFMLANLYLIVVPYIPPSGGKTVYKSLPYWIHCVVTWIVFGFGGLYWLVWAKLLPKWGNYKLVYSEVLGEDGFWRNNIVRRYNNEVEDNDNEVSNVSSFKVNDSNDIKVRTISSEGGS; encoded by the coding sequence ATGCCCTTTTTATCACAGGGGAAGCTATTCAGTAGGCATTCGAACGTTGATGAGAAGGATAGGTTCTCGACGATCAGCGATACTGAAGCAGCAGAGCATTTTATTACAGAACTGGATAAGGGCTCGAAGAGGCTTGGATTGATATCATGTATCGGTTTAATTTGTAACCGGATGTTGGGTACAGGTATATTTGTGGTCACATCGAAGATTCTTGAATTATCTGGGTCGGTAGGACTGTCGCTTATATTGTGGGTGATTGGTTCATTGATTGCTCTTGCTGGGTTGTACGTTTACATGGAGTTTGGCACTGCCATACCCAGGAACGGTGGTGAGAAGAATTACTTGGAGTTTATTTTTAAGAAGCCAAAGTTCTTTGTCACTTCCATGTATGCTGCTTACGTCTTCTTTTTAGGTTGGGCTGCGGGGAATTCCGTGATGGCAGCACAGATGTTTTTAACAGCAGGCGATGTCACTGTTACCAAATGGAACCAACGTGGgcttgctgttgctgttttgACGTTTTGTCTTTTGATTAACTCGATAAGTGTGAAAGCGGGGTTGTACTTTCAGAATGCATTAGGTATCTTCAAGATTTTCATTATTGTGTTTATTTCGATTACTGGTTGGGTTGCGTTGGCTGGTGGTTTGAATGCTCCAAAAACCGATAACTTTCATGATGCATTCTCAGGTACTGAGAGTGCAACTGCATATGGTGTGGTGAACGCCTTGTATAATGTCATTTGGTCATTCGTTGGTTACTCTAATGTCAACTATGCTTTGGGAGAGGTAAGGAATCCTGTGAAGACGTTGAAGGTTGCTGGTCCAATTTCCTTGATAGTTCTCGCAGTCCTTTATATGTTTGTTAACATTGCATATTTTGCCGTGGTGCCCAGAGAAACCATAATTGGTTCTGAGTTAACCTTAGCAGCTGAATTCTTTAGAATTGCCTTTGGTGAGAGAGCCAAGAAGGCTGCTGCTATTTTTATTGCCCTCAGTGCGCTAGGTAATGTCAGCTCTGTTATCTTCTCACAAGGTAGAATTATCCAACAACTAGGCAGGGAGGGTGTATTACCTTTCTCTGGATTCTTCGCAACATCGAAGCCATTGGAATCACCAATGGTTGGCTTGTTCCAACATTTTATTGTCTGTACTATCACCATTCTCGGGCCTCCACCTGGTGATGCGTATAACTTTGTTATGAATTTAATCTCTTATCCAATGAACATTGTGAATTTCACCATTAGTAGTGGCTTGTTGTGGCTCTACTGGCAACATAGGAAGGGTCAAGTTAAATGGAATCCGCCAATTAAAGCTGGTGTTTTCGCCGTTACCTTCTTTATGTTGGCCAATTTATATCTAATTGTTGTACCTTATATTCCTCCATCTGGTGGGAAAACGGTATACAAGTCTTTGCCATATTGGATCCATTGTGTTGTTACTTGGATTGTGTTTGGATTTGGAGGGCTATACTGGCTGGTATGGGCAAAACTCTTACCCAAGTGGGGTAACTATAAATTGGTTTACTCTGAAGTACTTGGTGAAGACGGATTTTGGAggaataatattgttaGAAGATACAACAATGAAGTCGAAGATAATGACAATGAGGTGTCTAACGTTTCAAGTTTCAAGGTTAATGATTCAAATGACATCAAAGTTAGGACAATTAGCTCTGAAGGTGGAAGCTGA
- the MRP17 gene encoding mitochondrial 37S ribosomal protein bS6m (similar to Ashbya gossypii ABR003W) — protein sequence MLYELISVVRIKNPLVPNKDAKDLATTIGKLIINNRGVVRRIIPMGSKLLPNIYKKDQERHFKGYHFLMLFDASAPVQSEVLRTLKSDPRVIRSSIIKVDDKKHLDVASSIERANGYGSILDTVNSEQSWE from the coding sequence ATGTTATACGAATTAATCAGTGTTGTGCGTATCAAAAATCCACTAGTTCCCAATAAAGATGCCAAGGATTTAGCGACGACTATTGGGAAGTtaattattaataacaGAGGTGTGGTAAGAAGGATTATACCCATGGGCAGCAAGTTATTGCCGAACATATACAAGAAAGATCAAGAGAGGCATTTTAAAGGTTACCATTTCCTAATGTTGTTCGATGCCTCAGCACCTGTACAGTCTGAAGTGTTGAGAACACTAAAAAGTGATCCTCGTGTAATTAGATCCTCTATTATCAAGGTTGACGATAAGAAACATTTGGATGTTGCTAGTTCTATCGAAAGGGCTAATGGTTATGGTAGCATTTTAGATACGGTTAACAGCGAACAATCTTGGGAATAA
- the MET14 gene encoding adenylyl-sulfate kinase (similar to Ashbya gossypii ABR001W 1-intron) → MTGNITWHPNLTYEERQKLRNQRGCTVWLTGLSASGKSTIACVLEQLLLKKGYNAYRLDGDNIRFGLNKDLGFSEADRNENIRRISEVSKLFAESCAISIAAFISPYVADREKARALHNEVGIPFIEVFVDAPLEVVEARDPKGLYEKARAGIIKQFTGISAPYEPPEIPDVHLKTDLESVEQSADRIYQHLLKHNLLRPLNDKNGLNGIQCH, encoded by the exons ATGACAGGCAACATAACGTGGCATCCGAACTTGACTTATGAAGAGCGTCAGAAATTAAGAAATCAGAGAGGATGCACTGTTTGGTTGACTGGTTTGAGTGCTTCTGGTAAAAG TACTATAGCATGTGTCTTGGAGCAATTACtgttaaaaaaaggatataATGCCTACAGACTTGATGGCGACAACATTCGATTTGGATTAAACAAAGATTTGGGCTTTTCTGAAGCAGATCGTAATGAGAATATACGTAGGATCTCAGAGGTTTCTAAATTATTTGCTGAGTCGTGCGCAATCTCGATTGCTGCTTTCATATCACCATATGTGGCAGACAGAGAAAAAGCTCGAGCCTTGCATAATGAAGTTGGGATTCCATTCATAGAAGTATTTGTCGATGCACCTTtagaagttgttgaagcaCGGGATCCTAAGGGGTTATATGAAAAAGCTAGAGCTGGTATCATAAAACAGTTCACTGGCATTTCTGCCCCTTACGAACCCCCAGAAATTCCGGATGTACACTTGAAGACCGATCTAGAATCCGTTGAACAATCTGCAGACCGTATTTATCAACATTTACTAAAGCACAACTTATTAAGACCTTTGAATGATAAAAATGGCTTAAACGGTATTCAATGCCATTGA
- the LST7 gene encoding Lst7p (similar to Ashbya gossypii ABL007W) gives MNSLLISLTHFCDKHGPKVLLVTQCAKTLSECEKLLLPNYPTDSYCESCLILIPEENDIKSMRSVIGECYYVSTHYSTVRFQFLASLIKKIFSEETVSYDGSPLLFFDEIRGLNLSVGFKLEDPHARGNERRYCLVLTIDIRDQIQAMDVVSRNWKFILGAFSNMIEFIKQERRAEMKRTLKHNQILGTSNFSSMVSGTYLRGNNLKIPKNISNLTNDKLLFVRLHKWNSFILDRLGKQAC, from the coding sequence ATGAATAGTTTACTTATTTCGCTAACGCACTTTTGTGACAAACATGGGCCCAAGGTGCTGCTAGTCACGCAATGCGCAAAAACCTTGTCAGAGTGCgaaaagttgttgttacCTAATTATCCTACAGACTCTTATTGTGAGTCCTGTCTTATATTAATACCAGAGGAGAATGATATCAAGTCAATGAGAAGTGTCATTGGGGAATGCTACTATGTTTCAACTCATTATTCAACGGTTCGCTTCCAGTTTTTGGCTTCACtgataaaaaagatatttagTGAAGAAACTGTAAGTTACGATGGCTcaccattattattttttgatgaaatcaGGGGTTTGAACCTGTCGGTTGGTTTTAAGCTGGAAGACCCCCATGCAAGAGGTAATGAGAGACGTTACTGCTTGGTATTAACCATTGATATCAGGGATCAAATTCAGGCTATGGATGTTGTATCTAGAAATTGGAAGTTTATTTTAGGGGCATTTAGCAATATGATTGAATTTATAAAACAGGAACGAAGAGCCGAGATGAAAAGAACTCTAAAGCATAACCAGATACTGGGCACCTCAAACTTTTCATCTATGGTTAGCGGGACTTACTTACGGGGAaataatttgaaaataccGAAAAATATCTCTAATTTAACAAATGACAAGCTTTTATTTGTCAGGCTACACAAATGGAATTCATTCATCTTGGATAGGTTGGGTAAACAAGCTTGTTGA